Proteins encoded within one genomic window of Catharus ustulatus isolate bCatUst1 chromosome 10, bCatUst1.pri.v2, whole genome shotgun sequence:
- the SERPINE2 gene encoding glia-derived nexin isoform X1 has product MNWHFSLLFVLGTLMSVCSQFSFYPLEELSSDVGIQVFNQIVKAKPQDNVVVSPHGIASVLGVLQLGADGKTKKQLTTMMRYSVNAAGSKEESQHHETSQLSPDQQQVLRGPPVVHRIQFENLCYGVGKALKKINRLIVSKKNKDIVTIANAVFAKSGFKMEVPFVTRNKEVFQCSVKSVDFEDPNAASDSINQWVKNETRGMIDQVVAPDDIESSLTRLVLVNAVYFKGLWKSRFRPENTKKRPFYGADGKTYQVPMLSQLSIFRCGTTSTPNELWYNIIELPYHGEMISMLIALPTESTTPLSAIIPHISTKTIGSWMTTMVAKRVQVILPKFTAEAETDLKEPLQALGITDMFDQSKANFAKITRTEGLHVSNVLQKTKIEVSEDGTKASAATTAILIARSSPPWFIVDRPFVFFIRHNPTGTILFMGQINKP; this is encoded by the exons ATGAACTGGCACTTTTCACTCCTCTTTGTTCTTGGGACTTTAATGTCTGTATGTTCCCAGTTCAGTTTTTATCCTCTGGAGGAGCTTAGCTCTGATGTTGGAATCCAGGTCTTCAATCAAATAGTGAAAGCTAAGCCTCAGGACAATGTTGTTGTTTCTCCTCATGGGATTGCATCAGTCCTGGGGGTGTtgcagctgggagctgatggCAAGACAAAGAAGCAGCTGACAACCATGATGAGATACAGTGTCAATG CAGCTGGAAGCAAAGAGGAGAGCCAGCATCATGAGACCAGCCAGCTCTCCCCGGACCAGCAGCAAGTGCTCCGTGGACCACCAGTGGTTCACAGAATACAGTTTGAGAACCTCTGTTATG GAGTTGGTAAAGCCTTAAAGAAGATAAACAGGCTGATAGTctcaaaaaagaataaagacaTTGTAACAATTGCTAATGCAGTGTTTGCAAAGAGTGGCTTTAAAATGGAAGTGCCTTTTGTTACAAGGAACAAAGAGGTGTTTCAGTGCAGTGTCAAGAGTGTGGACTTCGAGGACCCAAATGCAGCAAGTGATTCCATCAACCAGTgggtgaaaaatgaaacaaggg GTATGATTGATCAAGTGGTAGCTCCAGATGATATTGAAAGCAGTTTGACCAGATTGGTTTTGGTGAATGCTGTGTATTTCAAGGGCTTATGGAAATCACGATTTCGACCTGAAAATACGAAGAAGCGCCCATTTTATGGAGCTGATGGGAAGACCTACCAGGTTCCTatgctgtcccagctgtccatCTTCCGCTGTG GCACTACAAGTACCCCAAATGAGCTGTGGTACAACATCATTGAGCTGCCATACCACGGGGAAATGATCAGCATGCTGATTGCTCTGCCCACCGAAAGCACAACGCCGCTCTCTGCTATCATCCCCCACATCAGCACAAAAACAATAGGAAGCTGGATGACAACCATGGTAGCGAAAAGAGTGCAGGTTATTTTACCAAA ATTTacagcagaagcagaaacagaCTTAAAGGAACCTCTGCAAGCACTTGGTATTACAGATATGTTTGACCAGTCAAAGGCAAACTTTGCAAAAATAACAa GAACAGAAGGTCTTCATGTATCTAATGTtctgcaaaagacaaaaattgaaGTTAGTGAAGATGGAACCAAAGCCTCTGCAGCAACAA ctgCAATCTTAATAGCTAGGTCATCCCCTCCTTGGTTCATAGTAGACAGACCATTTGTATTTTTCATCCGGCACAATCCTACAG GTACAATCTTGTTTATGggacaaataaacaaaccttgA
- the SERPINE2 gene encoding glia-derived nexin isoform X2, with amino-acid sequence MNWHFSLLFVLGTLMSVCSQFSFYPLEELSSDVGIQVFNQIVKAKPQDNVVVSPHGIASVLGVLQLGADGKTKKQLTTMMRYSVNGVGKALKKINRLIVSKKNKDIVTIANAVFAKSGFKMEVPFVTRNKEVFQCSVKSVDFEDPNAASDSINQWVKNETRGMIDQVVAPDDIESSLTRLVLVNAVYFKGLWKSRFRPENTKKRPFYGADGKTYQVPMLSQLSIFRCGTTSTPNELWYNIIELPYHGEMISMLIALPTESTTPLSAIIPHISTKTIGSWMTTMVAKRVQVILPKFTAEAETDLKEPLQALGITDMFDQSKANFAKITRTEGLHVSNVLQKTKIEVSEDGTKASAATTAILIARSSPPWFIVDRPFVFFIRHNPTGTILFMGQINKP; translated from the exons ATGAACTGGCACTTTTCACTCCTCTTTGTTCTTGGGACTTTAATGTCTGTATGTTCCCAGTTCAGTTTTTATCCTCTGGAGGAGCTTAGCTCTGATGTTGGAATCCAGGTCTTCAATCAAATAGTGAAAGCTAAGCCTCAGGACAATGTTGTTGTTTCTCCTCATGGGATTGCATCAGTCCTGGGGGTGTtgcagctgggagctgatggCAAGACAAAGAAGCAGCTGACAACCATGATGAGATACAGTGTCAATG GAGTTGGTAAAGCCTTAAAGAAGATAAACAGGCTGATAGTctcaaaaaagaataaagacaTTGTAACAATTGCTAATGCAGTGTTTGCAAAGAGTGGCTTTAAAATGGAAGTGCCTTTTGTTACAAGGAACAAAGAGGTGTTTCAGTGCAGTGTCAAGAGTGTGGACTTCGAGGACCCAAATGCAGCAAGTGATTCCATCAACCAGTgggtgaaaaatgaaacaaggg GTATGATTGATCAAGTGGTAGCTCCAGATGATATTGAAAGCAGTTTGACCAGATTGGTTTTGGTGAATGCTGTGTATTTCAAGGGCTTATGGAAATCACGATTTCGACCTGAAAATACGAAGAAGCGCCCATTTTATGGAGCTGATGGGAAGACCTACCAGGTTCCTatgctgtcccagctgtccatCTTCCGCTGTG GCACTACAAGTACCCCAAATGAGCTGTGGTACAACATCATTGAGCTGCCATACCACGGGGAAATGATCAGCATGCTGATTGCTCTGCCCACCGAAAGCACAACGCCGCTCTCTGCTATCATCCCCCACATCAGCACAAAAACAATAGGAAGCTGGATGACAACCATGGTAGCGAAAAGAGTGCAGGTTATTTTACCAAA ATTTacagcagaagcagaaacagaCTTAAAGGAACCTCTGCAAGCACTTGGTATTACAGATATGTTTGACCAGTCAAAGGCAAACTTTGCAAAAATAACAa GAACAGAAGGTCTTCATGTATCTAATGTtctgcaaaagacaaaaattgaaGTTAGTGAAGATGGAACCAAAGCCTCTGCAGCAACAA ctgCAATCTTAATAGCTAGGTCATCCCCTCCTTGGTTCATAGTAGACAGACCATTTGTATTTTTCATCCGGCACAATCCTACAG GTACAATCTTGTTTATGggacaaataaacaaaccttgA